Proteins from one Xenopus tropicalis strain Nigerian chromosome 1, UCB_Xtro_10.0, whole genome shotgun sequence genomic window:
- the gas1 gene encoding growth arrest-specific protein 1 precursor, which translates to MALLCVLLLMGSLLGGSWGRRLICWQAMMRCQEEAECSYAYRQYIEACSSVLVRPGEATSASSRRRCPSHCISALIQLNHTKWGPALEDCDCAVDETCRATKRAIEPCMPRTSTDSGGTGASNGRAVMGCMEARKLCEGDWRCGTSLSRYLTQCGRLFNGLRCTDECKEVIEDMMRVPKALLLSECECDGHERPICESIKENMARLCFGMDVGNSGPGSSGRSEYDYDEEYEEEVGTKVEGSYEDYQQPSGKPGEQDGSIKGSPSGAQTAAWTGCLLLGAIVLALPVL; encoded by the coding sequence ATGGCGCTGCTGTGCGTGCTGCTGCTGATGGGCTCCCTGTTGGGGGGCTCCTGGGGTCGGCGGCTGATCTGCTGGCAGGCAATGATGCGGTGCCAGGAGGAAGCGGAGTGCAGCTATGCCTACAGACAGTATATAGAGGCGTGCTCTTCTGTTCTGGTCAGGCCGGGAGAGGCCACCTCTGCATCATCCCGGCGCCGGTGCCCCAGCCACTGCATCTCTGCCCTCATCCAGCTCAACCACACCAAGTGGGGACCGGCTCTGGAAGACTGCGACTGCGCCGTGGACGAGACCTGCAGGGCCACCAAGAGGGCGATCGAACCGTGCATGCCGAGGACCAGCACGGATAGCGGAGGGACCGGCGCTTCCAACGGCCGAGCGGTGATGGGCTGCATGGAGGCGCGGAAGCTGTGCGAGGGGGACTGGCGCTGCGGCACTTCTCTCAGTCGCTACCTGACGCAGTGCGGCCGCCTCTTCAACGGGCTGCGTTGTACGGACGAGTGCAAAGAGGTGATAGAGGACATGATGCGGGTGCCCAAGGCGCTGctgctcagtgagtgtgagtgcgaCGGGCATGAGAGGCCCATCTGTGAGTCTATCAAGGAGAACATGGCCCGCCTGTGCTTCGGCATGGATGTGGGCAACTCGGGGCCGGGGAGCAGCGGGAGGTCCGAATATGACTATGATGAGGAGTATGAGGAGGAGGTGGGGACCAAAGTGGAAGGCTCCTATGAGGATTATCAGCAGCCGTCTGGGAAGCCCGGAGAGCAGGACGGTTCCATTAAGGGGTCGCCCAGTGGGGCACAGACTGCTGCATGGACTGGCTGCTTGCTGCTGGGAGCCATTGTGCTGGCACTGCCTGTGCTATAG